The following proteins are encoded in a genomic region of Bernardetia sp. MNP-M8:
- a CDS encoding DUF4419 domain-containing protein, producing MKNIIYILYSFLLFLMCCNSETKIVEQHNDQNILDSLNKVKKLDSLNLATQMSIEDYLENIPQKNSQNESELEELELGDTSFQIPNSKRFDVDNVHIARKFLLTNKGKDIFENKLNRKILFMPKEHKNAQLVNSYNNVLLQTIHKSFDEHCPLVLSPDIIWLAITQGASIHINEKFDSLEKVIFKKNKPKKLVIRNDSLEYDGRHWQDLVSSLSNETTKYTNSDFYSFFVPKFSTTTPTQTTAYQVTLLNSYKKAFEYVGESGCGIPYITVTGTKEDWELIYSRLKELDKLGLKYWRVELEPIIQEFINVFDDKTNTIFWQDIYKNMEGYGADYSSGWIIKFFPYILSLGETVSTDEETYIRKIEKIFIKNKFLEGNNYLLSTLSTDVFPSSIVEIDITWNNHFKNETQKLKLYAGFFAIKQYPDKSLEPVISWALCEKKARFSDHELKYSYRDEKMVHYPNWSPFIVDSMTNSAIYNHRRFKNSIESIEFVKQKIKSDLEEKFNLSKDTVSFVVLLNGKVENIKFTGTKEAKNQIEETLKNLDEEWFPAIVKAGRMARTSEQRNLRVKANSKVIIPLN from the coding sequence ATGAAAAATATAATCTATATACTTTATTCATTTCTATTGTTTCTCATGTGCTGCAATTCTGAGACAAAAATAGTTGAGCAACATAATGACCAAAATATATTGGATAGTCTAAATAAGGTAAAGAAATTAGACAGTCTAAATTTAGCTACTCAGATGAGTATTGAAGATTATTTAGAAAATATACCACAGAAAAACAGTCAGAACGAAAGCGAACTTGAAGAGTTAGAATTAGGTGATACTTCATTTCAAATTCCAAATAGCAAAAGGTTTGATGTAGATAATGTTCACATAGCTAGAAAATTTTTACTCACAAATAAAGGAAAAGATATTTTTGAAAATAAATTAAACAGAAAAATTCTGTTTATGCCAAAAGAGCATAAAAATGCTCAATTAGTAAACAGTTATAATAATGTTTTGCTACAAACTATCCATAAATCTTTTGATGAACATTGCCCTTTGGTTCTTTCGCCTGATATTATTTGGCTTGCCATTACACAAGGTGCTTCTATTCATATTAATGAAAAGTTTGATTCTTTAGAGAAAGTTATCTTCAAGAAAAATAAACCTAAGAAGTTAGTAATCAGAAATGATAGTTTAGAGTATGACGGAAGACATTGGCAAGACTTAGTTTCTTCTTTATCTAATGAAACTACAAAATATACCAATTCAGATTTTTATTCTTTTTTTGTTCCTAAATTTTCAACTACAACTCCCACACAAACTACAGCTTATCAAGTAACTTTACTCAATTCTTACAAAAAAGCCTTTGAATATGTAGGAGAAAGTGGTTGTGGTATTCCATATATCACAGTTACAGGAACAAAAGAAGATTGGGAGTTGATTTATTCAAGACTAAAAGAATTAGATAAATTAGGATTAAAATATTGGAGGGTAGAACTAGAACCTATTATTCAAGAATTTATAAATGTCTTTGATGATAAAACAAATACCATTTTTTGGCAAGACATCTATAAAAACATGGAAGGTTATGGAGCTGATTATAGTTCGGGTTGGATTATAAAATTCTTTCCTTATATACTTTCTCTTGGGGAAACTGTATCTACTGATGAAGAAACGTATATACGAAAAATAGAAAAGATTTTTATAAAAAATAAGTTTTTAGAAGGAAATAATTATCTACTTTCAACTCTGTCCACAGATGTTTTCCCATCTAGCATAGTAGAAATTGATATAACTTGGAATAATCATTTTAAAAATGAAACACAAAAACTAAAGCTTTATGCAGGTTTTTTTGCTATCAAGCAATATCCAGATAAATCTTTAGAGCCTGTGATTTCTTGGGCTTTATGTGAGAAAAAAGCAAGATTTTCTGACCACGAGCTAAAATATTCATATAGAGATGAAAAAATGGTACATTACCCTAATTGGAGTCCGTTTATAGTGGATAGTATGACAAATTCGGCTATCTATAATCATAGGAGATTTAAGAATAGCATTGAAAGTATAGAATTTGTCAAGCAGAAAATTAAAAGTGATTTGGAAGAAAAATTTAATCTTTCAAAAGATACTGTTTCTTTTGTTGTTTTATTAAATGGAAAAGTAGAAAATATAAAATTTACAGGAACGAAAGAAGCCAAAAATCAAATCGAAGAAACATTGAAAAATCTTGATGAAGAATGGTTTCCTGCTATTGTAAAAGCTGGAAGAATGGCTAGAACATCAGAACAAAGAAATTTAAGAGTAAAAGCCAATAGCAAAGTAATTATTCCACTCAATTAA
- a CDS encoding Na+/H+ antiporter NhaC family protein yields MKKVTSTTESSNSLSENFIPTSNWIALIPLFVFVGTFLGAGIYFNDFYALPSPIAVCLGIFVAFVLLRIPFKENMDTFLRGCGDEKILTMCIIYLLAGAFSTITKATGSVDAVVNLGINYISPSYYPVGIFLIAAFLSLSAGTSVGAIVALGSVTMALAEQSGISVSIMGAALLTGAMFGDNLSVISDTTIAATQSLGCEMKDKMRTNFKVAFPAALVTVIILTVYGFSLEIDSTSTFVSKSVSWILIIPYVVVIVLSLVGMNVFVVLFLGVVLSGLMGLYLNSFDIIGFSKTTYKGFEGMSEIFYLSLLTGGLAAMVEKGGGIQFILEKISKFIKNQHTALIGVATLVSAVNFCIANNTVSILISGKIAKSLNDNYEIEPRITASLLDIFACIVQGLLPYGAQVLLLISLSDGQINYLDLLTQAWYLHILFIFSLGLLFYKSNNPIKA; encoded by the coding sequence ATGAAAAAAGTAACTTCTACTACAGAATCTTCTAATTCTCTTTCTGAAAATTTTATACCTACTTCAAACTGGATTGCACTTATTCCTTTATTTGTTTTTGTAGGTACATTTTTAGGCGCAGGGATTTATTTCAATGATTTTTATGCTCTTCCTTCTCCTATTGCTGTTTGTTTAGGCATTTTTGTAGCCTTTGTTTTGCTCAGAATTCCTTTCAAGGAAAACATGGATACCTTTTTAAGAGGTTGTGGTGATGAAAAAATCTTGACCATGTGTATCATTTACCTTTTAGCAGGTGCATTTTCAACAATCACAAAAGCAACTGGAAGTGTTGATGCTGTCGTCAATTTAGGAATCAACTATATTTCTCCAAGTTATTATCCTGTCGGAATATTTTTGATAGCAGCTTTTTTGTCGTTGTCAGCAGGTACTTCTGTGGGTGCAATTGTAGCATTGGGTTCGGTTACGATGGCTCTAGCAGAACAAAGTGGGATTTCTGTTTCAATTATGGGTGCTGCTTTATTGACAGGAGCAATGTTTGGAGATAATCTTTCTGTTATTTCCGATACAACTATTGCAGCTACCCAATCTTTAGGTTGTGAGATGAAAGACAAGATGAGAACTAATTTTAAAGTTGCTTTTCCTGCTGCTTTAGTAACAGTTATTATTCTGACTGTGTATGGATTTTCTTTAGAAATAGATTCGACTTCCACTTTTGTTTCTAAATCTGTTTCTTGGATTTTGATAATTCCTTATGTTGTAGTTATTGTTTTATCTTTGGTAGGAATGAATGTCTTTGTTGTTTTATTTTTAGGTGTTGTTCTTTCTGGACTGATGGGATTATACTTGAATAGTTTTGATATAATTGGATTTAGTAAAACAACCTACAAAGGTTTTGAAGGAATGAGCGAAATATTTTATCTTTCTTTACTTACTGGTGGACTAGCTGCAATGGTAGAAAAAGGGGGAGGAATACAGTTTATTTTAGAGAAAATCAGTAAATTCATCAAAAATCAGCACACAGCTTTAATTGGAGTGGCTACTTTAGTAAGTGCCGTTAATTTTTGTATTGCAAACAATACAGTTTCTATTTTGATTTCTGGAAAAATAGCCAAATCATTAAATGATAATTATGAAATAGAGCCAAGAATAACAGCTTCTTTGTTAGATATTTTTGCTTGTATTGTTCAAGGACTTTTGCCTTATGGAGCACAGGTTTTACTTTTAATTAGTTTGAGCGATGGACAAATAAATTATCTTGACCTTCTTACTCAAGCGTGGTATTTACATATTTTATTTATTTTTTCGTTGGGTTTACTTTTTTATAAAAGTAATAATCCAATTAAAGCATAA
- a CDS encoding gliding motility-associated C-terminal domain-containing protein has protein sequence MKNLIYTILSKKRIVFLSFLFTLFLLVNFSASATHIVGGELEFVHVRGDVYRIGMVKYFDAVNGNPGAIGNTATIGIFSKKDNRLVLQLDIPLISDSPVPYTNPDCAIGNLLVRRIYYAREISLNRNNFNEQEGYYMVWERCCRNNIISNIISPETAGLTMYLEFPALIDRTGRSFINSEPQIFPPLSDYVCVNQPFFFDFSGTDPDGDELRYRLTVPINGSSTFNDPRPIIPTSAPYSTVQFAPGISLSNMVPGSVPLRIGQDGILSLTASQTGLFVFAIAVEEYRNGIKIGEVRRDYQLLVLDCPTATKPNVAFKANAKPNRYVEGTTIILDANEDKCGSLFVTDSDPNTVITARVKPINFTDASGILLQNGGNISGQGDELSLNVCFPECPLDPNDLTKPYIMDFIVLDNSCAVPLLDTVRVNVLIRNPPNDPPTFVTDATFDPVTNCYIKEVMVGQQLTINTTADDPNGDPLNIAVTGLPAGASFTGATQGNPILRGQVLWNPNCNVLAPNETEKTFDVSFTTTDTRKCDNVQSVETCLKIKVLADTTQNRAPIINTNLVFDALTNQYVYDSVFVGDIIDFNTLATDPDGDSMSIAFVPQNFTRSGRNINYSPLQGVGSINSDFLWQTSCEDLDNPLNPQTFIMDFNVTDYDACGLADSTDQTTVRVVLLPRPNIKPTIRASIVYDSTRMAYCDTLTLGDSYRFTLTGNDPNGDSIQITGNGVGFNFADYQMQFTPVEGRPILTTDFVWNTNCEQTNIPIGVPINLKFRVKDFNECENSLSEEIDVKLVVLPPDPNNTAPEARPEITTFDIIEQVFVDTVFVGDAISFDVLGLDAQNDSVLLYAQGVGFELSDFNMTFPEVSGFAPIQSTFDWQTLCEYLGDNPVSNPRREFLIDFIIKDFNDCQESLGDTVRVKLILLYDRKPNNAPEVSANLTFDATQNLYIRSVRVDEFVRFNVTGEDIDNNVLSLEGSGIGFNFADLNMNFENVFGLPTLTSEFTWQPSCSNLGFQNADTSYFAEFIVTDIANCDIIYTDTIKVRFDLTVDPTNTPPTLELQNVDSTSNPNEYVIRTEIGQEIIIPSLANDVDGDRLSLSARGVGFILSDLGMQYENKEGFPTLQSDFSWTPSCDVLDGEFSKEFKVIFTASDTTRCGLRASTPKILTIIVEDATVNLDFTPANVFTPNNDGKNDTFYIPNLPEDDCNDQFQRVEIYNRWGTLLFESKDRNFEWDGKNASSGQYYFLIKYRNKTYKNWLTILRD, from the coding sequence AATAGTTTTTTTGTCGTTTTTATTTACTTTATTTCTTTTAGTAAATTTTTCAGCTTCTGCTACACATATTGTAGGGGGAGAGTTAGAGTTTGTCCATGTTAGAGGAGATGTTTATCGTATCGGGATGGTAAAATATTTTGATGCTGTAAATGGAAACCCAGGTGCAATTGGGAATACAGCAACTATAGGTATTTTTTCTAAAAAAGATAACAGATTAGTTTTACAACTAGATATTCCTTTGATTTCTGACTCTCCTGTTCCTTACACTAATCCAGATTGTGCTATTGGTAATCTTTTGGTTAGACGAATCTATTATGCACGAGAAATTTCACTTAATAGAAATAACTTCAATGAACAAGAAGGGTATTATATGGTCTGGGAACGTTGTTGTAGAAATAACATTATCAGTAATATTATTTCTCCTGAAACCGCAGGACTAACTATGTATTTAGAATTTCCTGCTTTAATAGACAGAACAGGAAGATCATTTATCAATTCTGAACCACAGATTTTTCCACCACTTAGTGATTATGTGTGTGTAAATCAGCCTTTTTTCTTTGATTTTAGTGGTACAGATCCAGATGGAGATGAGTTGCGTTATCGCCTTACTGTTCCAATAAATGGTAGTAGTACATTTAATGACCCACGCCCTATAATACCAACTTCTGCTCCTTACTCAACTGTACAATTTGCACCAGGGATAAGCCTAAGTAATATGGTACCAGGGAGTGTTCCATTGCGAATAGGTCAAGATGGAATTCTTTCGCTTACAGCTTCTCAAACAGGACTTTTTGTGTTTGCAATTGCAGTAGAAGAGTATAGAAATGGAATAAAAATAGGAGAAGTAAGAAGAGATTATCAACTTTTAGTGCTTGATTGTCCGACAGCCACAAAGCCAAATGTAGCTTTCAAAGCTAATGCAAAACCTAATCGTTATGTAGAGGGAACTACAATTATTCTTGACGCAAATGAAGATAAATGTGGAAGTCTTTTCGTTACAGATTCTGACCCAAATACGGTAATTACTGCACGAGTAAAACCAATTAATTTTACAGATGCAAGTGGAATTTTATTACAAAATGGTGGAAATATCAGTGGACAAGGTGATGAACTTTCATTGAATGTTTGTTTTCCTGAATGTCCTCTTGATCCAAATGACCTTACAAAACCTTATATCATGGACTTTATTGTCTTAGATAATAGCTGTGCTGTTCCTCTTTTGGATACAGTACGTGTAAATGTACTTATTCGCAATCCTCCAAATGACCCTCCTACTTTTGTTACCGATGCTACTTTTGACCCAGTAACAAATTGTTATATAAAAGAAGTAATGGTAGGTCAGCAATTAACAATTAATACAACTGCTGACGATCCAAATGGAGATCCATTGAATATTGCTGTAACAGGTCTGCCAGCAGGAGCTAGTTTTACAGGAGCAACACAAGGAAACCCTATTTTGAGAGGGCAAGTTCTTTGGAATCCTAATTGTAATGTTTTAGCTCCTAATGAAACTGAAAAAACATTTGATGTTAGCTTTACTACAACAGATACTCGTAAATGTGATAATGTTCAGTCAGTAGAAACATGTTTGAAAATCAAAGTGTTAGCAGATACTACTCAAAACCGTGCACCAATTATTAATACAAATCTTGTTTTTGATGCTCTCACAAATCAATATGTATATGATAGCGTTTTTGTTGGAGACATAATTGATTTTAATACATTAGCTACTGACCCTGACGGAGATAGTATGAGTATTGCTTTTGTTCCTCAAAATTTTACTCGTAGTGGAAGAAATATTAATTATTCTCCTTTACAAGGAGTAGGAAGCATAAATTCGGATTTTTTATGGCAGACAAGTTGTGAAGATTTAGATAATCCACTTAATCCACAAACGTTTATAATGGACTTCAATGTAACCGACTATGATGCTTGTGGACTTGCCGATTCAACAGACCAAACAACAGTGCGTGTTGTTTTGCTTCCTCGTCCAAATATAAAACCTACTATTCGTGCCTCTATTGTCTACGATTCTACACGTATGGCATATTGTGATACCCTTACTTTAGGAGATTCTTATAGATTTACTCTTACAGGTAATGACCCAAATGGTGATAGTATTCAGATTACAGGAAATGGTGTAGGATTTAATTTTGCAGACTATCAGATGCAGTTTACACCAGTAGAAGGAAGACCAATACTAACCACTGATTTTGTATGGAATACAAACTGTGAACAAACTAATATTCCAATAGGAGTTCCAATAAATTTGAAATTCAGAGTAAAGGATTTTAATGAATGTGAAAATTCATTAAGTGAAGAGATTGATGTAAAACTAGTTGTTCTTCCTCCAGACCCAAATAATACTGCACCAGAAGCAAGACCAGAAATAACTACTTTTGATATTATTGAACAGGTTTTTGTAGATACTGTTTTTGTAGGAGATGCTATTTCTTTTGATGTTTTGGGACTTGATGCTCAAAATGATAGTGTTCTTTTGTATGCACAAGGAGTGGGTTTTGAGCTTTCAGATTTTAATATGACTTTCCCAGAGGTGAGTGGTTTTGCTCCTATTCAAAGTACATTTGATTGGCAAACGCTATGTGAATATTTGGGAGATAATCCAGTATCAAATCCAAGAAGAGAATTTTTGATTGATTTTATTATTAAAGATTTCAATGATTGTCAAGAGTCTTTAGGTGATACAGTTAGAGTAAAGTTGATTCTATTATATGATAGAAAACCAAATAATGCACCTGAAGTTTCTGCAAATCTAACTTTTGATGCTACTCAAAATTTATATATTCGTTCCGTTCGTGTAGATGAATTTGTTCGTTTTAATGTAACAGGAGAAGATATTGATAATAATGTCCTGTCTTTAGAAGGAAGTGGAATCGGATTTAATTTTGCTGATTTGAATATGAATTTTGAAAATGTATTTGGTTTGCCAACTCTTACAAGTGAGTTTACATGGCAGCCTTCATGCTCAAATCTTGGTTTTCAGAATGCAGATACCTCTTATTTTGCTGAGTTTATTGTTACAGATATTGCCAACTGTGATATTATTTATACAGATACTATCAAAGTTCGTTTTGATTTGACTGTTGATCCAACAAACACGCCTCCTACTTTAGAGTTACAAAATGTAGATTCTACATCTAATCCAAATGAGTATGTTATTCGTACAGAAATAGGACAGGAAATAATTATTCCTTCACTTGCTAATGATGTTGATGGAGATAGACTTTCGCTTTCTGCTCGTGGTGTTGGTTTTATACTTTCAGATTTGGGAATGCAGTATGAAAATAAAGAAGGTTTTCCTACTCTTCAAAGTGATTTTTCTTGGACTCCAAGCTGTGATGTACTAGATGGAGAGTTTAGTAAAGAATTTAAAGTGATCTTTACAGCTTCAGATACTACTCGTTGTGGTTTGCGTGCTTCTACTCCAAAAATTCTGACAATTATTGTAGAAGATGCAACTGTAAATCTTGATTTTACACCTGCTAATGTCTTTACACCAAATAATGACGGAAAAAATGATACATTCTATATTCCAAATCTTCCAGAAGATGATTGTAATGACCAATTTCAACGTGTAGAAATTTATAATCGTTGGGGAACATTACTCTTCGAAAGTAAAGACCGTAATTTTGAGTGGGACGGAAAAAATGCTTCATCAGGTCAGTATTATTTCTTAATCAAATACAGAAACAAGACTTATAAAAACTGGCTTACTATTTTGAGAGATTAA